The nucleotide sequence TATTCTGACGACTCATTTTCATGCAGCCTTTATGGGAAGTCAAATTTGACGCCCTTCTCTCGACCACTTTAGAGGTGGCTGGCCCTTCGGCGACCACATCCGGGTCTTCATCGACAGTCGAATGCAACGTGCTTGTTAAGCTAAAAGAACTCTTTTCTCTTTCAGCTTCACAAATTCTTGAACGTAAGGGTCTCGACTTTGTGGGTGAGTGTCTTAATGATCTCGCTGTTGAAGGTCTCTTGAGTACTGAAGCCATCACTCAAGCGTCTTTTACCCTGGAGCGAACCCAAGAGTTTTTTACCATTTTTGAAAAAGCTCTCCATGTCGAAGCTGACCTGAAGGCTGCTACTGCTGCTCGAGACGCCTTTCACCAAAAAATTGAAGCCTTGAAGTCGAAGAAAGAGAAACTGGTCGACATCGACCGCTAAATTACCGATTTCCAAACTCAAAGGTTGGTAATTGCTTCTGATCTTGGGAAAGACTTTGAGTCGGTGGCAAATCTTGTTTAACCGAATACGCGGCTAAAGTCAAGGAAGTCGAGCAGCTAAAGATGGACAAGCGGAATTGGCAAGCTGAAGTCATAATGGGCGAAGTGAGATGGCTAGAGCTGAAGGCTGTTCTTAAAACTCTTCTCCCTTCTTCGCCCTGAATTTATTTGAATGTAACCTGATCGACCTACTCAATATGTGTATTCTTTTATCAATCTTAATGAAATGAAtttctattcccgcatttcccatgtgaccgaaTAGTACTTCTTaaaaaacttcccattgattggtaatCTGTGAACTAAACCGGTCCGGTCTCTAAGATGATATGTGCCTTACCGAGAACCTTATGTATGACGAACTACCCTTCCCAATTTGGCGACCATTTGACGaacctggggtctttaattcctacgggcaacaccgtttgccaaactAATTCTCCTTTGCCAAATGTTTTCTGTCTAACCTTTTGATTATAAGTTCGCTCAGCAATCTATTTCTGTGCCACCAGCAGGTTATAAGCATCAAGTCGCGCTTAttctaaatcttctaactcCTGTCTCAtagactgattatattcggcgctgcacatactactttgttcaatcattcgcaacgaatttatgcttaactcgactggtaacattgcatTGTGTCCGTAGGTTAGTGCATACAAGGTTGTCCCGGTCGCCGATCGGAGtgatgttcgatatgcccataaagcctcattcaactttaaatgccacatgtcaggcctttcttttattattttcttgagaATACCGATCAACATTTTGTTACTCGCATCGGCCTGTCCATTTGCTTGTGGGTAATACAGTGTAGAATGTTCAAGCCGAATTTTCAAACTTGCCGTATATTTTTTAAACCTCTCGGCTGTAAAAATTATGCCATTGTCAGTTAAGATCGTTTTCGGTACGTCGAATCTGGTCACGATGTGTTCTTCCACAAAGTCGCAAACATCTATAGACGTTAACTCGGCATATGATTTcacttcgacccacttagtgaagtagtcggttgctaCCAGTATCCACGCATGCTTGGCAGCCCCAGAAGATGgtgtgattttgccgattacgtctATAGCCCATCTtctaaacggccatggtttaGTGACCGAGTGTAATGACTCgaccgggaccctttgtatagaaCCATGAATCTGACACTGTATGCATCCTCGTgcgaactcgatacaatcctttaatATACTTGGCCAAAAGTAGCCGTGCCGTCAAAGCAGCGATCGCATTTTACGTCCGGACTGATGAGCTCCGCAAATCCCTTCATGGACCTCTGTGATTGCCTGAGCAACCTCTtgagggccgaggcatagcagtaaTAAACCATCCTCACCTTTtcggtataactcgttttgatacACGAcatagtttgtggcatgaactCTTGTCTTGCGATCGTGTTTGCCATTGGGGTTGTCAAATACCACATAATGGGCCTTTGCCAGTCATCTGATATTGCCTCGATGGTACAAACATCTATAGGGTCTTGTCGGTCTAATAACGAAGGTAACGACATGACTCTTGTACGTATCATGTTATCGCGTCGGATGACTTGCTGgttaaccaaggccgggtataactGTCGTAACACAGGTATTTCTCgacctagcttgccccccaggagttgtgcaccggaggTGATTTAAGCAAATCTATCTGCGTCGGTGTTATGAATCCGGGAAATATGTTCAAAGGTAATACCGTTGAAGAATTCGGTCAgatagctggcaaccatgtggtaaggtgccagggtacaactcatgcaccGAAAAgaaccattaagttggttaatcacaagttcggAGTCGTCGAAGATGAAGGCACGGGTCACCCGTAAGTCGTGAATGATACCAAGGCCGATGATAATGGCTttgtattcggcctgattatttgtGCAATCAAAATCAAGTTTGAGTGAAAAGTGCCAACGATCGTGGTGTAGGGATTGAATAACAATTCCAGCACCAGTCGAAGATGAAGTACTCGAGCcatcaaagtacatcgtccagtaATTATTACGCGtttcaaccatgccgatttTGATGTCGTTGCCCCCAAAGTTATACAGTGAAGGATGATGGGCAAGGAAATCAGCCAGGGCTTgacctttgacagctttctggggcacATATTGCAAGCTGAATTCAGACAACGCCattgtccatttcccaattcgaCTTTTTACTATTGGCCGAGTGAGCATGTAGCGGatgacgtcggtctgggcaatgacttgggtgaccgacgggagcatgtaatgcctaaGCTTTGATGTGGCGAAAAATAAAACGAGGCAAAGCTTCTCGACGGCATAATAATTGATCTTTGGTTGTTTGAGATTTCGACTAAGATAAAAAATGGCTTGTTCCCGGCCGATTTCGTTATCTTGCGCAAGAAGACAACAGATGGATTCTTCGGCCGTCGAAATATATagcttgagaggcttaccgcgtCGAGGTGGGACGAGGACAGGGGGTGTTGTAAGGGTGACTTTGATTTGCGTAAAAGCGGCTTGATGCTCGTCACCCCACTCAAATTTGTcagagtccttaagtttcaacaACGTagaaaacgctttcattttgcCCACCAAATTTGATATGAATCGGCGGAGAAAATTTCTCTTACCGAGTAAAGACTGTAGTTGCTTCTTCGTCGTCGGTGATGGGGCATTAATAATCGCACGAGCTTTGTTCTCGTCTACCTCGA is from Malus sylvestris chromosome 5, drMalSylv7.2, whole genome shotgun sequence and encodes:
- the LOC126622495 gene encoding uncharacterized protein LOC126622495, whose protein sequence is MALSEFSLQYVPQKAVKGQALADFLAHHPSLYNFGGNDIKIGMVETRNNYWTMYFDGSSTSSSTGAGIVIQSLHHDRWHFSLKLDFDCTNNQAEYKAIIIGLGIIHDLRVTRAFIFDDSELVINQLNGSFRCMSCTLAPYHMVASYLTEFFNGITFEHISRIHNTDADRFA